The Pyxidicoccus sp. MSG2 DNA segment CTGGCGGTGCTCGTCCAGCCGCGCGCCTCGCGCACCCGCGTCGTGGGTGAACACGACGGCCTCCTGAAGGTGCAGCTCGCCGCGCCCCCCGTGGACGGCGAGGCCAACGCCGCCCTGCTGGAGTTCTTCGCGAAGCACCTCGGCGTCCCGCGCCGGCAGGTGACGCTCACGTCCGGTGACGCGTCGCGCCGCAAGCGGGTGAAGGTGGTGGGGGTTGATGCGGCGCGGGCCGAGGCTGTTATGTCTGGGCAAACGTGAGGCCGCCGCACATGCGCCACCTGCTCCTCCTGCTTCCGCTGCTGCTGGCCGCACCCCGAGCCCTGGCCCAGGAGCCGGGGGACACGCATGGCTCCCATGCGCACGAGGTGGTGGTGGATGACGCCGTGCTCGTGCCCCATGAGCGCCCGTCCCGCGTCACCGGCGAGGTGACGACGAAGCGCTTCCGCATCCTCCACACCGCGGCGGCCACCGTGGCCGCGAAGGACCTTGCGGGACAGATTGAAGGCATCCGCGACAGCTTCGGCGCCATCCTCGGGCGCGACTGGTCCGGCATCACCGAAATCCGCCTGGGCGTGGGCCGCACGGAGTTCGAGGCGCTGGCGCTGCCCGGAGGCCGGCCTCCCGGCTGGGCGGTGGCGCTGGCCTACCCGGCGCACCAGATCATCCTGCTGGACGCGCTGAGCCTCTACGAGCCGGACGGCCAGCAGACGCTGCGGCACGAGCTGGCGCACGTGGCGCTGGGCCAGCTGGCGAAGGGCTGGCCCCGCTGGTTCCAGGAGGGCGTGGCGCAGAACGTCACCGGCGAGCGCTACTCCCTCACGCACTACTCCGCCCTCTTCCGCGCGGTGACGCAGGAGCGCGTCTTCCACTTCGAGGACCTGGAGGACTCCTGGCCGGACCACCCGTCGGACGTGGAGATTGCCTACGCGCAGAGCGCCGCCTTCGTGGCGCACCTGTCCGGCAAGTTCGGCCCCCAGGCCATGGGCGTGCTGGTGGACGGCGTGCGCGACGGCGAGCCCTTCGAGCAGGCCTTCGGCAAGGCCTTCCGCACGTCGCTGCTGGTGGAGGAGACGGACTGGCGCGAGGGCCTGGCGGCGCGGTACGGCTGGCTGCCCCTCACCACCAGCTCCGCGCTGCTGTGGCTGGCCGCCTCCGCCCTGTGCGTCGCCGCGTACATCCGCCGGCGCCAGCAGAAGGAAGCGCGCCTGGCGGAGATGGCCGCCCAGGACGCCGCGGAGGACGCCGCGCTGCGGGTGCTGGCCGCGCGCGCCGCCGCCCTGCCGGGCGCCCTCCCCGGCCCGGACGCCGCCGGCCCCGCCCCGGCGCTGACCTGGCCCG contains these protein-coding regions:
- a CDS encoding peptidase MA family metallohydrolase; amino-acid sequence: MRHLLLLLPLLLAAPRALAQEPGDTHGSHAHEVVVDDAVLVPHERPSRVTGEVTTKRFRILHTAAATVAAKDLAGQIEGIRDSFGAILGRDWSGITEIRLGVGRTEFEALALPGGRPPGWAVALAYPAHQIILLDALSLYEPDGQQTLRHELAHVALGQLAKGWPRWFQEGVAQNVTGERYSLTHYSALFRAVTQERVFHFEDLEDSWPDHPSDVEIAYAQSAAFVAHLSGKFGPQAMGVLVDGVRDGEPFEQAFGKAFRTSLLVEETDWREGLAARYGWLPLTTSSALLWLAASALCVAAYIRRRQQKEARLAEMAAQDAAEDAALRVLAARAAALPGALPGPDAAGPAPALTWPEWPAGATSNESDALESHDSQEAVSGPHETPPLASEAPGEAPEEPPEETSGESVADLPAGPRPPKPTLH
- a CDS encoding DUF167 domain-containing protein; translation: MAPPWLKAVPDGVELAVLVQPRASRTRVVGEHDGLLKVQLAAPPVDGEANAALLEFFAKHLGVPRRQVTLTSGDASRRKRVKVVGVDAARAEAVMSGQT